CTTCAGCGTGTAGCCGAGCGTGTTGCCGCACGCGCCGGCCGAGCCCGCGAGCACCGACGAGATCGCCATCCATGCGACGTCGTCGGCCCCGAGGAAGAGCAGCATCCCGTAGCCCACGCCCGACTGCACCATCGCGAAGAGCCACAGGCGCCGCTTCTCGAAGCGCCGCGAGAGGAGCACCCAGAGCGGCACGCCGAGCAGCCCCATCCCCATGTAGAGCCCGAGCATCGCGGGCACGACGTCGGGACGTTCGAGCACGTAGCGGATCGTGTACGGCACGAGCACGCCGATGCCGGCCGTGCCGAGGCTCTCGATGAAGAAGACGAAGAGCAGCAGGCGCGCGTGCGGGTTCGCGAGCACGTCGCGCATGGCGCGGAAGGCGTCGTTGCCGCCGCGCCCGGCGTAGTGCGCGCGCTCGCGCGGGAGCGTTCCGACGCCGATCCCGACGGCCACGAGCGTCGCGACGGCGGCGCCGAGCGCGAGCTCGGCCGGCCCCTGCGCCCCCCAGTCGAGGCGCGTGATGACCGCGCCGCCGAGCACGCCGCCGCCGAGCATGCCGAACGTGCGCAGCAGCTGGCGGCTCGCGAAGAGCCGGTTGCGCGCGCCCGCCTCGCTCGAGAGCTCGGCCCCGAGTGCCATGTGGGGCACGTCGAAGACCGTGTAGGCCGTGTAGAAGCCGAACACCGCGACGGTGATCCACGCGACGAGCGCCATTCCCCCGAGCCCGGCGGGCGGGCTCCACGCCATCAGCGAGAACACGGAGAGCGGGAGCGCCGACGCGAGCAGCCACGGGCGGCGGCGCCCGAAGCGCGTGCGCGTGCGGTCGCTCAGGTTCCCGATGATCGGGTCGGACACCGCATCCCACGCGCGCGAGAGCAGGAAGACGGTGCCGATCGCGCTCGCGCTCGCGCCGAGCACGTCGGTCGCGTAGTTCATGTAGAGCGTGAGGAGCGTGATCAGCGAGAACTGGACCGGGAGGCTCGAGAAGCCGTAGCCGAGCACCGCGCTCCACGGCACGTCGACCGATGCGGCGGGAGTCCGGGCGACGTCGGCGGCGTTCGACACGCGCGCATTCTGCACGCGCGCGCCGCCCCGCGGCTAGCGAATCGCGGCCTCGCGCAGCACGGGCTCGAGCACGGGCCACAGCCGCTCGGCGATCACGCGGTGGCCTTCGGCGGTGGGATGGATCCCGTCGGCCTGGTTGAGCTTCCGACTCGCGGCGACGCCGTCGAGCAGGAACGGGACGAGCGTGGCGCCGAACTCCCGTGCGAGCGCGGGAAACGCCGCGTCGAAGCGCCGTCCGTAGTCGGGGCCGAGGTTCGGCGCGGCGCGCATGCCCGCGACGACGAGGCGCGCGTCGGGATGCGCGCGCCGCGTGCGCGCGAGGATCTCGGCGAGGTTCGCGCGCATCGCGTCGACGTCGAGCCCGCGCAGCATGTCGTTCGCACCGAGCTCGAGGACGAGCACGGCGACGGGAAGGCGCAGGAGCCAGTCGATGCGGCGCAGCCCGCCGGCCGAGGTGTCGCCGCTCACGCCCGCGTTCACGACCTCGAGGTCGAGCCCGAGGTCGTCGATCCGCTCCTGGATGCGCGCGGGGAAGGCCTCGTCCTCGCCGAGCCCGTAGCCGGCGGTGAGGCTCGTCCCGACGAACAGCACGACGGGGCGCTGCGGCGCGCTCGCCGACGCGGGCGCCCCCGCCTCGCTCGCCGCGGCCGCGGAGAGCGCGTCGCGCTCGCCGCAGCTCGCGAGCGCGGCACACGCCGCGAGCGCCGCGGCGGCGCGCAGGGAGCCGCGCGCGAATGCACGGCCCGGCGCGAGCCAGTACCGTCCCCGCCGCCGCGCGGCGCGCGCTGCGCTCTCCGAACGAAAGGCCGGGTGCATCGCGGATGATCGTCGCTCGCCACCTGACCCAGCGCTACCCGCGGTCCGCACCCGCGCCGCCGCTCACCGTGCTCGACGACGTCGACCTCGAGATCGCCGACGGCGAGGTCGTCGTCGTGCTCGGGCCATCGGGCAGCGGGAAGACGACGCTGCTCGGCCTGCTCGCCGGCCTCGACCGCCCGAGCGAGGGCGAGGTCGAGCTCGACGGCACGGCGCTCGGCGCGCTCGACGAGGACGCGCGCGCGCGCCTGCGCGCCGAGCGCGTGGGCTTCGTGTTCCAGAGCTTCCAGCTGATCGAGACGCTGACCGCGCTCGAGAACGTGCTCGTGCCGCTCGAGCTGCTGCCGCGCGAGCGCGCCCTCGCGCCCGCGGCGGCGCGCGCGCGCGCGACGGAGCTGCTCGAGCGCGTCGGCCTCGGCGCGCGGCTCCACCACCACCCCGTCGAGCTCTCGGGCGGCGAGCAGCAGCGCGTCGGCATCGCGCGCGCCTTCGCGAACGAGCCGCGCGTCCTGTTCGCCGACGAGCCGACCGGCAACCTCGATCGCGACACGGGCCTCGAAGTCGCGAGCCTGCTCTTCGAGCTCAACCGCGAGCGCGGCACGACGCTCGTCATCGTCACGCACGACCTCGAGCTCGCGGCCCGCGCGACGCGCGTCGTGCACCTGCGCGGCGGGCGGGTCGAGCGCATCGAGCGCGGCGGCGCGCCCGGCGGCGCCGCGTGAACGCGCGCTTCGCGCTCGCGATGGCGCGGCGCGAGCTCCGCGCGGCGCGCCGCCGCTTCGCGCTGTACGGCGCCTGCATGGCGATCGGCATCGCTGCGATCGTCGCGCTGCACTCGCTGCGCACGTCCGTCGACGCCGCGATCGACGCGCAGTCGCGCTCGCTGCTCGGTGCGGACGTGCGCATCACGAGCCGCGCGCCCATCGAGGGCGAGCTCGCCGATGCGTTCGGCGAGCTCGAACGCGAGCACGCGAAGGCGCCGGCCGCGCGCGTCCTGCGCTTCGGCACGATGGCGCTCGCGCCGCGGACGGGGCGGACGCGGCTCGTCGACGTGCACGCCGTCGAGGGCGGCTTCCCGTTCTACGGCGCGGTCGAGACCGAGCCGCCCGGCGCGTGGGCGCGCATCGCGGGCGGGGCGCGCGACGCCTTCGGCGACCCGTCCGCCGCCGGCGACGCGCCGCTCGAGGCGATCGTCGACCCGAGCCTGCTCGTGCAGCTCGATGCCGAGCTCGGCGACGAGATCGCGCTCGGCGACGCGCGTTTCGTCGCGCGCGCGACGGTGCGACGCGCGCCGGGCGGGTTCGGGCTCGCGACACAGGCCGCCCCGCGCCTGTTCATCGCGCGGCGCGACGTCGCCGCGACGGGGCTCGTCACGTTCGGCAGCCTGGTCGAGCACATCGTCTATCTCGCGATCGAGCGCGCGCCGCTCGACGCGTGGCTCGACGCGCACGGTCCCGCGCTCGAGGCGGCGCGCCTGCGCGTGCAGACCGTGCAGCGCTTCCGGCGCGAGCTCTCGGGCGGCTTCGACCGCCTCGCGCGCTTCCTCGGTCTCGTCGGGCTCGCCGCGCTCGCGCTCGGCGCGATCGGTGTCGCGTCGGGCGTGCGCGTCTTCGTGCGCGAGAAGCTCGACGCGGTCGCCGTGCTGCGCGCGCTCGGCGCGCGCCCGCGCGACGTCGTCGCGACCTACGCGCTGCTGGCGGTCGCGTTCGGGCTCGCGGCCGGCGCGGCGGGCGTGCTCGCGTGCGCGCCGCTCGTCGCGCTCGTCCCGCGCTTCATCGCGAGCGCGCTGCCCGAGCTGCCGGTGGCGATCGACTTCGCGCTCTCGCCGCGCGCGGTGGTGGCGGGCCTCGGGCTCGGGCTCGCGGCGACGGGTGTCTGCGCGCTCG
This Myxococcota bacterium DNA region includes the following protein-coding sequences:
- a CDS encoding ABC transporter ATP-binding protein; the encoded protein is MIVARHLTQRYPRSAPAPPLTVLDDVDLEIADGEVVVVLGPSGSGKTTLLGLLAGLDRPSEGEVELDGTALGALDEDARARLRAERVGFVFQSFQLIETLTALENVLVPLELLPRERALAPAAARARATELLERVGLGARLHHHPVELSGGEQQRVGIARAFANEPRVLFADEPTGNLDRDTGLEVASLLFELNRERGTTLVIVTHDLELAARATRVVHLRGGRVERIERGGAPGGAA
- a CDS encoding glycoside-pentoside-hexuronide (GPH):cation symporter, whose translation is MSNAADVARTPAASVDVPWSAVLGYGFSSLPVQFSLITLLTLYMNYATDVLGASASAIGTVFLLSRAWDAVSDPIIGNLSDRTRTRFGRRRPWLLASALPLSVFSLMAWSPPAGLGGMALVAWITVAVFGFYTAYTVFDVPHMALGAELSSEAGARNRLFASRQLLRTFGMLGGGVLGGAVITRLDWGAQGPAELALGAAVATLVAVGIGVGTLPRERAHYAGRGGNDAFRAMRDVLANPHARLLLFVFFIESLGTAGIGVLVPYTIRYVLERPDVVPAMLGLYMGMGLLGVPLWVLLSRRFEKRRLWLFAMVQSGVGYGMLLFLGADDVAWMAISSVLAGSAGACGNTLGYTLKAEVVDYDEYVTGERKEGSYFAAWGFMSKLAGGIMAFVVGVALDASGYVANAAQTEGVKDVMRFLNGGLPILGYGIGGAAFLRYSLDEREHARIRAELDARAAAELAAGDRDA
- a CDS encoding arylesterase, producing MHPAFRSESAARAARRRGRYWLAPGRAFARGSLRAAAALAACAALASCGERDALSAAAASEAGAPASASAPQRPVVLFVGTSLTAGYGLGEDEAFPARIQERIDDLGLDLEVVNAGVSGDTSAGGLRRIDWLLRLPVAVLVLELGANDMLRGLDVDAMRANLAEILARTRRAHPDARLVVAGMRAAPNLGPDYGRRFDAAFPALAREFGATLVPFLLDGVAASRKLNQADGIHPTAEGHRVIAERLWPVLEPVLREAAIR